A DNA window from Cyanobacteriota bacterium contains the following coding sequences:
- a CDS encoding 2-oxoacid:acceptor oxidoreductase subunit alpha, whose protein sequence is MSTTKEKLSSVTIRFCGDSGDGMQLTGNQFTTTSALFGNDIATYPNFPAEIRAPLGTLAGVSGFQVRFASNNIFTAGDELDALVAMNPAAMKTNLEDLKQNGILIINEDSFTDSNLSKAGFNPEEDILETYRSKYRVYEVPITKMTLEALKDSPIPSKLKERSKNMFALGLMYFLYNRSLEPTIEWLEGKFGSKPDVLEANINVMKAGYNFGDTCEMIQSTYEVPKAKIKPGKYRNITGNEALSIGFVAASKLSNKSLFLGSYPITPATEILQELAKYKHFGVKTFQAEDEIAGIGSAIGASFAGQLALTTTSGPGIALKSEFMNLAMITELPLVIVDVMRGGPSTGLPTKTEQTDLLQVLYGRNGESPIPVLAAKSPSDCFDTAIEACRIALEYMTPVVILSETQIAIGSEPWLLPNIEDLAKIKTQSHTDPDTFQPYNRNKNLARPWAIPGTPGCEHTLGGLEKSNITGKVNLSAEVHEEMTRIRAQKVANIAKHLPATERYGETKGDLLLLGWGSTYGSNRSAVEELLARGYKVAQAHIKHINPLPNDLESILRNYKHVMLPELNSGQLNMILRAKFLIDIKAVNQINTKPFNQSDLVRIAEEIIEGKR, encoded by the coding sequence ATGTCAACCACCAAAGAAAAACTTAGTTCAGTCACCATTCGCTTTTGCGGAGATAGTGGCGATGGAATGCAATTAACTGGAAATCAGTTTACAACGACCAGCGCACTTTTTGGTAATGATATCGCAACATATCCCAACTTTCCAGCAGAAATTCGCGCTCCTCTTGGTACTTTAGCTGGTGTCTCCGGCTTTCAAGTTCGATTTGCCTCTAACAATATTTTTACAGCAGGTGATGAGCTTGACGCACTTGTAGCAATGAACCCAGCTGCAATGAAAACCAATCTGGAAGACCTTAAACAAAACGGCATCCTTATTATTAACGAAGATAGCTTTACAGACAGTAATCTAAGCAAAGCAGGTTTTAATCCTGAAGAAGATATCCTCGAAACTTATAGATCCAAATACAGAGTTTACGAAGTGCCAATCACCAAGATGACACTTGAAGCACTTAAAGATTCACCAATACCGTCCAAACTCAAAGAGCGCTCTAAGAATATGTTTGCGCTTGGTTTGATGTATTTCTTATACAATAGATCACTTGAACCAACTATCGAATGGCTTGAAGGCAAATTTGGTAGCAAACCAGATGTCCTAGAAGCAAATATCAATGTAATGAAAGCTGGTTACAACTTTGGTGATACTTGCGAGATGATTCAATCAACTTATGAAGTACCCAAAGCTAAAATCAAGCCTGGTAAATATCGCAACATCACAGGTAATGAAGCGCTCTCTATAGGTTTTGTTGCAGCGAGTAAATTATCTAATAAATCATTATTTCTTGGTTCTTACCCAATTACTCCAGCTACCGAAATTCTTCAAGAACTAGCGAAGTATAAACACTTTGGTGTGAAGACATTTCAAGCAGAAGATGAAATCGCTGGAATCGGTTCAGCAATTGGTGCTAGCTTCGCTGGTCAACTTGCGCTTACAACTACCTCTGGTCCTGGGATTGCGCTCAAATCTGAATTCATGAACCTGGCAATGATCACTGAATTACCATTAGTGATTGTTGATGTAATGAGAGGCGGACCAAGTACCGGTCTTCCAACCAAAACTGAACAAACAGATTTATTACAAGTGCTTTATGGGCGTAACGGTGAAAGCCCGATCCCTGTTCTTGCAGCAAAATCTCCATCAGATTGTTTTGATACAGCAATTGAGGCTTGTCGAATCGCACTTGAGTATATGACTCCAGTAGTGATTTTAAGTGAGACACAAATTGCAATTGGATCCGAACCCTGGCTATTACCCAATATTGAAGATCTCGCAAAAATCAAAACTCAAAGCCACACAGATCCTGATACTTTCCAACCTTATAATCGTAATAAAAATCTAGCTAGACCTTGGGCAATACCAGGAACACCAGGTTGCGAGCACACTCTTGGTGGTCTTGAAAAAAGTAATATCACTGGTAAAGTAAACCTAAGCGCTGAAGTGCATGAAGAGATGACGAGAATTCGCGCCCAAAAAGTCGCCAATATCGCCAAGCATCTTCCCGCTACAGAGAGATACGGTGAAACCAAAGGTGACCTACTCTTGCTTGGCTGGGGCAGCACTTACGGTTCAAATAGATCCGCAGTTGAAGAGTTATTAGCACGCGGCTACAAAGTTGCGCAAGCTCATATCAAGCACATCAACCCACTTCCAAATGATCTAGAATCAATTCTCAGAAACTACAAGCATGTAATGCTACCTGAACTTAACTCAGGACAGCTCAATATGATACTGAGAGCAAAATTCTTAATCGACATCAAAGCAGTTAATCAAATTAACACTAAACCATTTAACCAAAGTGACTTAGTGAGAATCGCTGAAGAAATAATTGAAGGGAAGCGTTAA
- a CDS encoding TCP-1/cpn60 chaperonin family protein, protein MDKAIKYPEILSSNIKAISAIMAPIRASIGPKGLDVMLVDEFGAFTCTNDGVEILSNIKIDHPVAKLAVEAAKSQETQVGDGTSTVAILCDSILQAALEKINLGASPNRIAEGINIANTQILKELQASSIQIKDLKDPALKAISKISARGSEEIASLITEAMNKSQDPNDLANSIIARCGLESKVLDGHFIKKKTHFKYSREFRNINLILVQGPMEPEPMSSEAINTNEGVKKYENNIQSLMEAAKKIIKAGTQAIICSASMFPAMEEFFAKEGVFVLTHVKDSDIKALEKISGAKLITRNQLISSDIETLKTLNSKLNSIILAEELGGFIFQGPKAQRASILISAETETILNERTRIIIDACKAMAAAAKSGYVLGEGIAELNIIPAIEKLKTQYQDEEIILGIEVMIKALSTVFDQIVLNAGFNPHELKNKLKSLGTGIDLSTGSSIDLIEQGILDPLTVKSSAFKIATEIACQILRINMIVQAR, encoded by the coding sequence ATGGACAAAGCAATTAAATACCCAGAGATACTCAGCTCTAATATAAAAGCAATTAGCGCAATCATGGCCCCAATCCGAGCAAGCATCGGCCCTAAAGGCTTAGACGTAATGTTGGTTGATGAGTTTGGAGCATTTACTTGCACTAATGATGGCGTTGAAATTCTTTCTAATATCAAAATCGATCACCCAGTTGCCAAATTAGCAGTTGAAGCAGCAAAATCACAAGAAACTCAAGTTGGTGATGGTACCAGTACTGTTGCAATCTTGTGTGATTCAATACTTCAAGCAGCACTTGAAAAAATTAATCTTGGCGCTAGCCCAAATAGGATTGCAGAAGGGATCAACATTGCCAATACACAAATCCTCAAAGAACTTCAAGCAAGCTCAATTCAAATCAAAGACCTTAAAGACCCTGCTCTTAAAGCAATTAGTAAAATCTCAGCAAGAGGTTCAGAGGAGATTGCCAGCTTGATAACTGAAGCAATGAACAAATCTCAAGATCCAAATGATTTAGCCAATTCAATTATTGCTCGTTGCGGCTTAGAATCCAAAGTGCTTGATGGACATTTCATTAAGAAAAAAACTCATTTTAAATACTCACGAGAATTTAGGAATATCAACCTAATTCTGGTTCAGGGTCCAATGGAACCAGAACCGATGAGCAGTGAAGCTATCAACACCAATGAAGGTGTCAAGAAATACGAAAACAATATTCAGTCGTTAATGGAAGCTGCCAAAAAGATCATCAAAGCCGGTACCCAAGCGATTATTTGCTCAGCTTCGATGTTTCCAGCAATGGAGGAATTCTTTGCCAAAGAAGGTGTCTTTGTTTTAACTCACGTCAAAGATTCTGATATCAAAGCATTAGAAAAAATCTCCGGAGCAAAATTAATTACAAGAAATCAATTAATCAGCTCTGATATAGAAACACTCAAAACCCTTAATAGCAAACTTAATTCCATTATTCTTGCTGAAGAGCTTGGTGGGTTTATTTTTCAAGGACCCAAAGCACAAAGAGCAAGTATTTTAATTTCGGCAGAAACTGAAACCATCTTAAATGAACGCACACGTATAATAATTGATGCTTGCAAAGCAATGGCAGCTGCAGCCAAATCAGGTTATGTCTTAGGAGAAGGTATTGCAGAATTGAATATCATTCCTGCTATCGAAAAACTCAAAACTCAATATCAAGATGAAGAAATCATTTTGGGTATTGAAGTGATGATCAAAGCGCTGAGTACTGTATTTGATCAAATCGTATTAAATGCTGGTTTTAATCCTCACGAACTTAAAAACAAACTCAAGTCTTTGGGTACTGGCATTGATTTATCAACCGGCTCAAGTATTGACTTAATAGAACAAGGTATTCTAGATCCTCTTACTGTTAAAAGCTCGGCTTTCAAAATTGCTACAGAAATAGCTTGTCAAATTTTGAGGATTAATATGATTGTGCAGGCTAGATAG
- a CDS encoding sensor histidine kinase yields MTQPNITQLIESLDHNLQFVSEMLQASIRLFVKSDNGITIHNYFHPNQDSLYLGPKTMDQSQEERFLAHKDISVDKAFKLGRPILGQYGLVINNRRIQEFAYPIRLREDGNVLAVIAVERDIYVTRNILGQHWDFMADNLIKALKEKIEDGTRFPHVAFGEGALIVKAPDRIFFANPLAFNLIAELAEHGSQLVGQTLDDLFASFPRKYKGKDEGLSIEAIEEISLRQRTIAARHVRLSGEMSVVLLKDNSEIKVKETLLKEIHHRVKNNLQTVVSLLRMQKRRNPELAEAFNEAINRTNSIAMVHEYLSRSHDIETIDFGFLVQKILKGLISSFGAEKITVNYDCPHKVFVVSEDATNLALVLNEILSNTLEHTIDQLTKIDIKLFNDEKFLTMLVVDDGGGFAEGFDYKLSKGLGWEIVRTITEESLGGELSVDNYEEDGKRGVRVQLKMPLTV; encoded by the coding sequence ATGACTCAACCCAATATCACCCAACTAATAGAATCACTAGATCACAATCTTCAGTTTGTTTCTGAGATGTTGCAGGCTAGTATTAGGCTCTTTGTTAAGAGTGACAATGGAATTACTATCCATAATTATTTTCATCCTAACCAGGACTCTTTGTATCTTGGACCTAAGACTATGGATCAAAGTCAGGAAGAACGTTTCCTAGCTCATAAAGATATTTCAGTTGATAAAGCATTTAAGTTGGGTAGACCAATTCTCGGACAATATGGTTTGGTGATTAATAACAGAAGAATCCAGGAGTTTGCTTACCCAATTCGTCTTAGAGAGGACGGGAATGTGCTTGCTGTGATTGCCGTTGAGCGAGATATCTATGTGACACGTAATATTTTAGGGCAGCATTGGGATTTTATGGCTGATAACTTGATTAAAGCGCTCAAGGAAAAAATTGAAGACGGCACGAGATTCCCGCATGTGGCTTTTGGTGAGGGGGCTTTGATTGTTAAGGCGCCAGATCGGATATTTTTTGCTAATCCACTAGCATTTAATTTGATTGCCGAGCTTGCGGAACATGGTTCGCAGCTAGTCGGGCAGACTCTCGATGATTTATTTGCCAGTTTCCCGCGCAAGTACAAAGGCAAAGACGAAGGACTTTCTATAGAAGCAATTGAAGAAATAAGTCTACGTCAACGTACTATCGCTGCTCGCCATGTGAGATTGAGCGGTGAGATGTCGGTGGTTTTACTTAAGGATAATTCTGAGATCAAAGTCAAAGAGACCTTGCTCAAGGAGATTCATCATAGGGTGAAGAATAATTTGCAGACAGTTGTTTCATTACTGAGAATGCAAAAACGCCGTAATCCAGAGTTGGCGGAGGCTTTTAATGAGGCTATCAATCGTACTAATAGTATTGCAATGGTGCATGAATACTTATCTCGTTCTCATGATATTGAGACTATTGATTTTGGTTTTTTGGTACAAAAGATTCTCAAGGGTTTGATTTCCTCTTTTGGTGCTGAGAAAATTACCGTGAATTATGATTGCCCGCACAAAGTTTTTGTAGTGAGCGAAGATGCTACCAACCTTGCTTTGGTACTTAATGAAATCCTCTCAAACACACTTGAGCACACCATAGATCAATTAACTAAAATTGACATTAAACTGTTTAATGATGAGAAATTCCTTACCATGCTTGTCGTAGATGATGGCGGTGGTTTTGCTGAGGGTTTTGATTATAAGCTCAGTAAAGGTTTAGGTTGGGAAATTGTGCGTACAATAACTGAAGAAAGCTTGGGTGGCGAGCTTAGTGTGGATAATTATGAAGAAGACGGTAAACGTGGTGTGAGAGTTCAACTTAAAATGCCGTTGACTGTTTAA
- a CDS encoding 2-oxoacid:ferredoxin oxidoreductase subunit beta — protein MATITNTDPSTLTKKDFVAEGDVKWCPGCGDYSILSSVQTVLPTLGIPKEKFAFISGIGCSSRFPYYMDTYGFHTIHGRALTVASGVKMSNPDLSVWVVTGDGDGLSIGGNHTMHAIRRNMDLKILLFNNRIYGLTKGQYSPTSEQGKVTKTSLMGSIDRPLNPVSFAIASGATFVARTAAHNPKHLQETLRAAAAHKGTAFVEILQNCNIFNDGAFAKYLNKETKEVENLFLEDGKPLLFDKDSRGIVLESGSHPKLTIEANDGKTNKFITHDPKAEDATMAYLIGRLGIDEPSMPTVMGVIRSVNHSSYDAAIAEQEAASIAKKGEGKLESLLFNSSTWTVGDEVTANK, from the coding sequence ATGGCAACAATTACAAACACAGACCCTAGTACATTAACCAAAAAAGACTTCGTTGCTGAAGGCGACGTTAAGTGGTGCCCAGGTTGCGGCGACTACTCAATCCTCTCTTCAGTACAAACTGTTTTACCGACACTTGGTATTCCCAAAGAAAAGTTCGCATTTATCTCTGGAATCGGTTGCTCAAGTAGATTCCCTTACTATATGGACACTTATGGTTTTCATACTATTCACGGCAGAGCTTTAACAGTAGCTTCTGGTGTCAAAATGTCTAATCCTGATTTATCAGTTTGGGTAGTCACCGGTGATGGTGATGGCTTAAGCATTGGTGGTAACCATACTATGCACGCAATCCGCCGTAACATGGACCTCAAGATACTTTTGTTTAATAACAGGATTTATGGACTTACCAAAGGACAATACTCACCAACTTCTGAACAAGGCAAAGTAACCAAAACATCACTCATGGGTTCTATTGATAGACCACTAAATCCAGTGAGTTTTGCAATTGCTTCTGGTGCAACATTTGTTGCAAGAACAGCAGCACACAATCCAAAACATTTACAAGAAACCCTAAGAGCAGCTGCAGCTCACAAAGGTACTGCATTTGTAGAAATCCTACAGAACTGCAACATCTTCAATGATGGTGCTTTTGCAAAATACTTAAACAAAGAAACTAAAGAAGTAGAGAATTTGTTTCTTGAAGATGGTAAACCATTATTGTTTGACAAAGACAGCAGAGGAATTGTACTTGAAAGTGGTAGCCACCCTAAACTAACAATTGAAGCTAATGATGGCAAAACCAACAAATTTATCACCCATGATCCTAAGGCTGAAGATGCAACAATGGCATACCTAATCGGTCGCCTTGGTATTGATGAACCATCGATGCCAACTGTGATGGGAGTAATTAGATCTGTAAACCACAGCAGCTATGACGCTGCTATAGCAGAGCAAGAAGCTGCTTCTATTGCCAAAAAAGGTGAAGGCAAATTAGAATCATTACTCTTTAACAGTAGTACTTGGACTGTTGGTGATGAAGTTACAGCTAATAAGTAG
- a CDS encoding zinc-binding dehydrogenase, with amino-acid sequence MLSWLFYGPKDIRLEEIPKPIIGKGEVLVQIAAATTGGTDTKTYLRGHPRIIKTLPSAFGYEFAGEITESNIDGFKAGDRVIAANTAPCYECFFCKKKEFQLCENLDFLNGSFAEYIKIPAQIAKYNLYKIPDSIDYKAAVMTQTLAVALQGFIKTEIQTGDVIAIYGLGAIGQCFIKLCKNYIDGVTVVAIGRSEQKLKLAKANGADHCLNSSQGDCHITLRAPCNDGGLGYSYGADKVIEAVGKVETWQEAMSLVRPGGTVNFFGGAPKSSKIELDTYQLHYQETKIIGSFHHQPKYIKEALDLIASGKITMNDLISHEMKLEDLEQALQMMINGEAMKVLINS; translated from the coding sequence ATGCTCTCCTGGCTCTTTTACGGTCCCAAAGATATTCGCTTAGAAGAAATCCCAAAACCCATAATTGGCAAAGGAGAAGTCTTGGTCCAAATTGCAGCGGCCACTACTGGCGGCACTGACACTAAAACCTATCTTAGGGGTCATCCTCGGATTATCAAAACTCTACCTTCTGCTTTTGGTTATGAATTTGCTGGGGAAATTACAGAAAGCAATATCGATGGATTCAAGGCTGGCGATAGGGTAATTGCAGCGAACACTGCCCCTTGCTATGAATGTTTTTTTTGCAAAAAAAAAGAATTTCAACTTTGCGAGAACCTGGATTTTCTCAATGGTTCTTTTGCCGAATACATTAAAATCCCTGCACAAATTGCAAAATACAATCTTTACAAAATTCCTGACAGCATAGATTACAAAGCAGCAGTGATGACTCAAACCCTAGCTGTTGCTTTGCAAGGATTTATCAAAACAGAAATTCAAACTGGTGACGTTATTGCAATCTATGGACTTGGTGCAATTGGACAATGCTTTATTAAGCTTTGTAAGAACTATATCGATGGTGTAACTGTTGTTGCAATTGGCAGGTCAGAGCAGAAACTCAAACTCGCTAAAGCAAATGGGGCCGATCACTGCCTCAACTCGTCACAAGGGGATTGCCACATCACGCTTCGCGCTCCTTGCAATGACGGTGGGCTTGGCTATAGCTACGGCGCCGACAAAGTCATAGAAGCCGTTGGCAAGGTAGAAACTTGGCAAGAAGCTATGTCACTAGTGCGTCCTGGAGGCACTGTCAACTTTTTTGGAGGAGCGCCCAAAAGCAGCAAAATAGAATTAGATACTTATCAACTTCATTATCAAGAAACCAAAATTATTGGTAGCTTCCATCACCAACCTAAATATATTAAAGAAGCACTTGATTTGATTGCTTCAGGCAAAATCACAATGAATGATTTGATTAGTCATGAGATGAAGCTGGAAGATCTAGAGCAAGCTTTGCAGATGATGATTAATGGGGAAGCGATGAAGGTGTTAATAAATTCATAG
- a CDS encoding response regulator, with the protein MTTTELDPDLIKVVIADDEPLIRMDLKELLEEASTYKVVAEAKDGDEAVRAIEEHEPDIVFMDIRMPNKDGIAAAKEVQEKIQRRVPIIMLTAYSQPELYEEASKAGVFAYLTKPLRKADLAPAIEIAIARAMEMTELKDELNKLSGKLETRKIVEKAKGLLMKKFNLDETTAYRRIQKAAMDQRSNLKAISEAILKNIG; encoded by the coding sequence ATGACAACGACTGAACTAGATCCAGATCTTATTAAAGTAGTTATTGCTGATGACGAGCCTTTGATTCGTATGGATCTTAAAGAACTTTTGGAAGAAGCTTCTACATATAAAGTAGTAGCTGAAGCCAAGGATGGTGATGAAGCAGTGAGAGCAATTGAAGAGCATGAGCCTGATATCGTGTTTATGGATATCCGCATGCCCAATAAAGATGGCATCGCTGCAGCTAAAGAGGTCCAAGAAAAGATCCAACGTCGTGTGCCAATTATTATGCTGACAGCTTATAGTCAGCCAGAATTATATGAAGAAGCGTCCAAGGCTGGTGTCTTTGCTTATCTCACCAAGCCTTTACGAAAAGCTGACCTTGCTCCAGCTATTGAGATTGCGATCGCTAGAGCAATGGAAATGACAGAGCTCAAAGATGAACTAAACAAGTTGAGTGGCAAACTTGAGACTCGTAAAATAGTTGAAAAAGCCAAAGGGCTCTTGATGAAAAAATTCAATCTCGATGAAACTACCGCTTATAGAAGAATTCAAAAAGCTGCTATGGATCAAAGATCTAACTTGAAAGCTATTTCTGAAGCTATTTTGAAGAATATTGGTTAG
- a CDS encoding tetratricopeptide repeat protein codes for MLNQNNNSKKIILAAVATIILAIPARAYDNEIEQNRFISAYETAVKSEKELNRLQAVKSFQVASDIEPRDFATLTKLGLMHLYSDSSGEIKDKSVAKSIVYLTKANSIKPGDSMVALLLGRAYQSIGETEKAIKFLSKSANLEPDNALLNTSLGSLYFEQKEFKKTIEIFSKIVLVYPDNLKARGYLGAALQATENYLAAIEQYNYVLGYQPDNYSMHKNLGDCWLALKQFDKARENYEFAREVDPMVPHIYADIAFVARTEANYDLAIESYRKAIELKDNHDWKKALAYTLWTNNQVEEAIEVFDEIGEYSVSGYLYQSLGKFDEAIVSYNKAIELDPKDHKTRFNLARLYHDSLEFDLAKEGYQKVLEQKPDDVETLFYLAVLEHEQGNIEIATKYYIGLLTEQLSVAANLPAQGKLIKNNVHYNLAVAYKATNEFEKAESNFEKLLDEETQQAGFDKTKDVLKELSFIKIALGKDEEAEKIINDWLRKDPANVEARNLYADFLVHVSKERKAVDQLRLASVLDQTIESRLKLANLLHAQNNLYEALAEYQMILQANPENLNALLGAANNFKALGFKDEAINIYKKASESHPEDVLANYNYGLLLQESNELAIAIKHYEKVLAINPNFLQTYYVLGLAYWQQGEKQNASELWAKFLEESADENLKAEIRKTMDAKPEAIEADLLMEELSSRTLRGADLITQSQTL; via the coding sequence ATGTTAAACCAGAACAATAATTCAAAGAAAATCATACTAGCAGCCGTTGCTACCATAATATTGGCCATTCCGGCTAGGGCTTATGACAACGAAATCGAACAAAATAGATTCATTTCAGCATATGAAACCGCTGTTAAGTCAGAGAAAGAGTTAAACCGTTTACAAGCCGTCAAGAGTTTTCAAGTTGCAAGTGATATAGAACCAAGAGATTTTGCGACTTTGACCAAACTTGGTCTGATGCATTTATATTCTGATAGCTCAGGTGAGATTAAAGACAAGAGTGTTGCCAAGTCAATTGTATATTTGACTAAAGCAAATTCAATTAAACCTGGTGACAGTATGGTTGCTTTATTGCTGGGAAGAGCTTACCAAAGTATTGGTGAGACTGAAAAGGCAATCAAGTTTTTGTCTAAGTCCGCTAACCTTGAGCCTGATAATGCTTTATTAAATACCAGTCTTGGATCTTTATATTTCGAACAAAAAGAGTTTAAAAAAACAATCGAGATTTTTAGTAAAATAGTGTTGGTTTATCCTGATAATCTTAAAGCAAGAGGTTACTTGGGTGCAGCATTGCAAGCTACTGAGAACTATCTTGCTGCAATTGAGCAGTATAACTATGTTTTGGGCTATCAACCTGATAACTACAGCATGCACAAAAATCTGGGAGACTGTTGGCTTGCATTAAAGCAATTTGATAAAGCGCGTGAGAACTATGAATTCGCGAGAGAAGTTGATCCGATGGTGCCGCATATTTATGCTGATATCGCTTTTGTTGCTAGAACTGAAGCAAACTATGATCTTGCAATTGAGAGTTATCGCAAAGCGATAGAACTTAAAGACAATCATGATTGGAAAAAAGCTTTGGCTTACACTCTCTGGACAAATAATCAAGTTGAAGAAGCAATTGAAGTCTTTGATGAGATTGGTGAATACTCAGTCAGTGGCTATTTATACCAGAGCCTCGGCAAATTTGATGAAGCTATTGTAAGTTACAACAAAGCAATCGAACTAGATCCAAAAGATCACAAAACAAGATTTAATTTGGCTAGACTCTATCACGACAGTCTTGAGTTTGATCTTGCCAAAGAGGGCTACCAAAAGGTTCTTGAGCAAAAGCCTGATGATGTAGAGACTTTATTCTACCTGGCTGTCCTTGAACACGAGCAAGGCAATATTGAAATTGCCACGAAGTATTACATTGGCTTATTAACAGAACAGCTAAGCGTTGCAGCAAATTTGCCAGCGCAAGGAAAGTTAATTAAGAACAACGTTCATTACAACTTGGCTGTTGCTTACAAAGCAACTAATGAGTTCGAGAAAGCAGAAAGCAATTTTGAAAAATTATTAGACGAGGAAACGCAACAAGCCGGATTTGATAAAACAAAAGACGTCCTCAAGGAACTTAGCTTCATTAAGATAGCTTTAGGCAAGGATGAAGAAGCTGAAAAGATCATCAATGATTGGTTGAGAAAAGACCCAGCGAATGTTGAAGCGCGTAATCTCTATGCTGATTTCTTGGTGCATGTCTCTAAGGAGCGCAAAGCAGTTGACCAATTGCGCTTAGCTTCAGTGCTTGACCAGACAATAGAATCAAGACTCAAGCTTGCAAATCTCTTGCATGCGCAGAACAATCTATATGAAGCGCTTGCTGAATATCAAATGATTTTACAGGCTAACCCAGAGAATTTAAATGCGCTATTAGGTGCAGCAAATAATTTTAAGGCGCTTGGTTTTAAAGATGAAGCGATTAATATCTACAAAAAAGCAAGTGAGTCACACCCTGAAGATGTACTTGCCAACTATAATTATGGACTGTTATTGCAAGAATCCAATGAACTTGCAATTGCTATTAAGCACTATGAAAAAGTATTAGCGATTAATCCTAATTTCTTGCAAACCTATTATGTATTAGGACTCGCTTACTGGCAGCAAGGTGAAAAGCAAAACGCAAGTGAGCTTTGGGCTAAATTCTTAGAAGAATCCGCAGATGAAAACCTTAAGGCTGAAATACGCAAAACCATGGATGCTAAACCGGAAGCTATTGAAGCAGATCTTTTAATGGAAGAGTTGAGTAGCCGTACATTGCGAGGAGCGGATCTAATAACGCAATCCCAAACATTGTAG
- the tyrS gene encoding tyrosine--tRNA ligase translates to MKDIDNLMSGVMELKPGGSEALEKLLAKAKADGKQLRIKLGIDPTSSDLHLGHMVCIQKLKQFQEAGHLPVLLIGGYTAQVGDPSGRNEMRPSLSAEDVAGYAKTYLEQVSRVLDLDKVEVVNNADWFDKYTMTDMVKLASKVTVNQMIAKDAFGKRLEDGNPLYAHEILYPLLQGQDSVEIKADIELGGIDQLFNLMVGRDLQKANDQKPQLCMCMPLLIGLDGAKKMSKTSGNFIALNDSAKEMFGKSMSIPDELILDYFTLATRLNPTQVAAIKSRLESGENPRHIKDQLAQTIVAIYFSADEAKQESANFAKQFAQKEIPDVIPEYKLNGSNILADVMVAAGLCQTKGEAKRLVQGGGVKLDGVKLSDPLAELDPCNGAVLQAGKRKFVRLS, encoded by the coding sequence GTGAAAGATATCGATAATTTAATGAGTGGAGTGATGGAGCTGAAGCCTGGTGGTTCAGAAGCTCTTGAGAAATTATTGGCTAAAGCCAAGGCTGATGGTAAGCAGCTAAGAATTAAACTTGGAATTGATCCTACTAGTAGCGATTTGCATTTGGGACATATGGTTTGTATTCAAAAGCTCAAGCAGTTTCAGGAAGCTGGACATTTACCGGTCCTCTTGATTGGTGGTTACACAGCGCAAGTTGGTGATCCTTCTGGACGTAATGAAATGCGCCCATCCTTAAGTGCCGAGGATGTTGCCGGCTATGCCAAGACCTACCTTGAGCAAGTCTCGCGTGTGCTTGATCTGGATAAAGTAGAAGTGGTCAATAACGCTGATTGGTTTGATAAATATACAATGACCGATATGGTCAAGCTCGCTTCTAAAGTAACTGTCAATCAAATGATAGCCAAGGACGCTTTTGGTAAGAGGCTTGAAGATGGTAACCCGCTTTATGCCCATGAGATTCTTTATCCACTTTTGCAAGGACAGGACAGTGTAGAGATCAAGGCTGATATAGAACTCGGTGGTATTGATCAATTATTCAATTTGATGGTAGGTAGAGATTTGCAAAAAGCCAATGACCAAAAGCCACAGCTTTGCATGTGCATGCCTTTATTGATTGGTCTTGATGGCGCTAAGAAGATGTCTAAGACATCTGGCAACTTTATTGCGCTCAATGACAGCGCCAAAGAGATGTTTGGCAAGTCTATGAGTATTCCTGATGAGTTAATTTTGGATTACTTTACTTTGGCTACTCGTTTGAATCCTACACAAGTGGCAGCAATTAAATCAAGACTTGAGTCGGGAGAGAATCCAAGACATATCAAAGACCAGCTGGCTCAAACTATTGTGGCAATTTATTTTTCAGCGGATGAAGCCAAACAAGAATCAGCCAACTTTGCTAAACAATTTGCTCAAAAAGAAATCCCCGATGTTATTCCTGAATATAAACTCAATGGCAGCAATATTCTTGCTGACGTTATGGTGGCTGCAGGACTTTGCCAGACCAAGGGTGAAGCAAAGCGATTAGTCCAAGGTGGCGGAGTGAAGCTTGATGGCGTCAAGCTTAGTGACCCGTTGGCTGAGTTAGATCCCTGTAATGGAGCAGTTTTGCAGGCTGGGAAGCGCAAGTTTGTGAGATTGTCATAG